In the Acanthochromis polyacanthus isolate Apoly-LR-REF ecotype Palm Island chromosome 20, KAUST_Apoly_ChrSc, whole genome shotgun sequence genome, GCAACAAAGctctgaacatttttgtcaGAAGAAACATTCTGCTGGAGGAAATCTTCCCCGATTCTGGAGGCAGATCCTCAGTTTTAGTCATCAGGGATTAGCTCCTCTGACTTCAGGCCTGTGATGTGTTGCCTTTTGTTCTGCAGCGTGATGAAACATTGTTCGATGCCTAATTAGGTGAGAGACTCACCGAGCTCCTCTATGAGGTGACTGTAATCAATGCGCTCCTGAGGGCTGAGGGAGGACAGCTGAAATCTGGGTGGCTgcttctcttcctttctctcctCCTGAGAGAAATAACTTCGTTAGCACCAGCAGTTTGTTTGAAAGAGATGGCATATGTAGATGGTGTACCACACACTACAAATATAAGCCATAGTTGTTATTTTACTGCTCCAGGGTGTGTATACAGCTGTTTGCATCAGTCAGTCTAAACTGGCTACAACAGATATTGCGGTACAGTTTGATTTGCATTAATACTTCATATTGATAATATAAATATGAAGCCTTACTAGTGGCTCTGGTGCTACTGGGGGGTTGGCGAGAGGAAAGGCGATGCTAGGAGCTTTAGGAGTGGGAATATCATTTTCTGGCTCTTCTGATGGAGGCGTCAGGACCCTCTGACCCATGTGCTGATCAATGACATCGCAAGCAGCTGTGAAAGAACCGAAAGATTATCGTGAAATGATCATAAAACCAAACAGGCTACAGTAGAAGTAATGTTTCTCTGTTGCACCATCTACTTGTAAATCCATTACTATAGTTGCTGTATGTGTTTACTCCTTTCTCACTTCTTGGTGACTATTAGAGAGATTCAAACTAGCGATTTGCCAAACTGAGCAGTACAACTAAAAGACTCAAGACTTCAGCGATACGTAAATAAATTGCTATGAATCAAAAACAATTGAACATGGAAACAGTACATCAGTGAAGCTTCAGAAAGCTGTAATATCACAAGGCAAAAATACCGCAAACGCCAACACCTCCCTCTTGAAAACAGCTTCAACAGAAACATAACATTACAGCCTTTAGGAAGCTAACTGCAGGGCTGCTTAACTGGTGCACCTGTTTTAGACTTAGTAATATTCATATACTTTAAATATAGAGGTAAATTATTGTGGCATTGTAATCTAACAAATGTTATTTTAGTAATCTAGTTAGATGTTATAGGCGTCATAGTTTGTAATTTTAGATAAATTGTgaaattttttggaaaaatgttaagTAAATTTTTCCCGTTTGCAGCATTATTCAACTGAATTTTGGTCAAATGTCTAACCACACACTCTAAATATCTTACAGATGAAGATTTTAATGCTACTTTCATCAGTTGGTTTGCTTACGCTATAATAACTGCACCTGGAAGAAGATTTAAACTATTCCCCACACGAGAACCCGTTTATGTGCTGAAACTAGTTTTAATTTAGTCACATGTAAAATTAAATCCAGGCTGAGTAAAGACAGGTGCAACTGCCTCCCGATCTCTTACCCATCTCGACCAGCTCCGAGTCAGTCATCGAGTCCCTAAACTGTGGTCCGTTCTCTGCagtggggggaggtgggggtgCGAAGGGCTCCGAGTGTTGTGAAGGACTTCCAGGCCACTGTAGATTATCTGCCAGCTTGGCCCTCTCCTCTCTGGCTGTCGGATCGTCCCAAACTATCTGTTCACTCTGAGATGGCTCCGTGTTCATGTCCATAGCAGCTTCTCTGGTCACTCTGGAATCATGGCCGAACAGTCCGGTGCATGAAACCCCAAAACTAATTCCTTTTTAATAAAAGGTCTGCAAAAGTTCTTAAACACACTAAAGCTGAGGTTTGCAGACTATACTGTGATATAACCGATGCCATGCTCAGACTGCAGGAGTTTTAAAACGCACATTTTGAATTCAGGTTGCATCATACGTCTTCTTGCTAATCTCAGACATGCACAGAGTAAAGAAATGTAAAACTACGACTCATCACACACTACAGGATATAAAGATTATCGTGCAAGAGTGAGCAATCAGCAGCAGTGCACCACCTCACCTGATCTCACGGGAAAACAgattcaaacaaaaaaagacagtcaCATTATTAATACTTCGCAGTAAGAAAGAGATAATAGCAGACGGGTAAACAAGTCTGGAGGAGAAAACGACCGGAAAGATGCAGTCAGCATGGTTTGTCTATACTTTAATGAGAACTGAATGTGAGATTTTAGCGAGCAGTTTTAATATCTGTAGCGAACATGAACCTCAAGggccaaaatatttaaaactgctTGGCAACAGCATTGAGTGTTTTGAGCACTAGTGTGACAATTGTATACCATTCCAATTTATATTTGAGTGGCCCAAAGAGACTGTAGGCAGTTTGGGAGTGCTGGGTCTAAATCTGTATCAAATAATGCAGATTGAACGTCAGCTCAGAGGAGATTCTCTCTCTGATTTGGAGTGGTAAAATGAGCATAAATCAGAAAACTTCtgcattcttctttttttaaagctatatttttggcctttttcgtCTTTATTCGATAGGTGCAGTGGAGAcagggaaggagagagaagagtggggggtagacatgcagtaaaggccCATGAGCGGGAACTGAACCCAGCATTGAACTCAGCACTCTCCTGCATTCTAAACCTGGCATTAGAAAGCCAACCTCGTGCTTTTTCCAAGCCATCCCTCGCTGCTGTCAACACCAAGTCATCAACACTTAGATACATCAAGTAAAATTATAGTATTAAGCAGTTCTTTGGTGTCAGTAAAGAGATTCTCTAGCTACTCCTTGGAGGTTAGGTGGTTACTCTGCGTTAGATACTGTCTCACTGCTTtatcacacacactgaaactgtAACAGGCTGTCTGAAAAAAAGGTTGCATTACATATTTTTGACATGCCTCtggtttaaaatgaataaaatcaccattgtaaatattttatgtcACTGCACTATTCCCCAAAGTGTTGCCAGCTTCCAGATATTCTAATTTGACACTTCTATATTTTCTACAAAAAGGTAGCAACTTCCATACCTCAGAGCTTCTAGAGTTCGTCTGTTATTGCTGCGTCCGACTCTGCTGCCGTCGGGTGTGCTGGGGCTCGAGTCGGCCCCTCCTGATCCCATCCGGGAGAGTCTGACTGAGGTTCGCCTCCCTGTCGTCAGTTTGGTGGCTGACATGATCTCCTGCAGCTGCCTTTGGAGGTTCTCTCTCATTTGTAGAGTCTCTGAAATATCTGGAAAAAACGAATTGAGCCAAATGAACTGTGTTCATAAAAGACATGTTACCAAGTATGAACATAAGTCTACTAACAGCGGGAAAAAGACACCCACCGCTTTTTTCTGCGGAATCGTTCATTTCATCTTGATCTGTGCTTCCGTCACTTACACGTCGAGGGGCTGCAGCTTCAACCGTGGCATTGTGCTCAGACTGAGAGGTAGATAATCAAATGGTGAAAGAGGCATAATTAATGAGAGGTCATTTGTTAGAGAATACAAACAACCAATACTGTTGATTCTCAGACACACAGGGGTGAAATTCTATCCTTATACTCACCTTATCGGCCTTTGCTTCAGTGGCATCCCTGACTTGTGTTCGTGTTAAAGGTGGAGACCTCTGAGAGTTGCTGGGGAGCTGGCTCAGGTTCAGGCTCATCTTGGGGTTGTAGGTGAAGGGATACAGCGACTCTGGGACGTGTCTCTGCTCCTCAGCACACTGCACAGGTCGACAAGGACGGCTTGTTAAAACACAGAGTGCACATCTATACACAGAAATGTATTCACAAGAACTAACTGAATAAAACAGTTATGATGGGAAACATAATTGAAACAGAAATGTGTCTCGAAAATTAACATAtcaaagcagtttttcatttgCTATTCAGCTTTGTTGAGGGGATGATAATTATTTCTCCCGGATGAGAAGTGCTGAGAGAATACAGAATGAGATCACAAATTAAAGTGCGTTTTTACATGATTATGTATCTTCTTAAAGacataatttctttaaaagcttATTTAAGCAagttaaacaaaatattttgccTAAATCTTAGTGAGGGTTTCATGGTGGCTTAGAAGGAAGCATCGGGCTTAAATCCTGGCGTTAATCCTTTTATAGATTTCTTTTATGGATCGGTTTATGTCCTCAGATTGAAGGAAAGCAGCCCAAGTGAACTGAGcatgaatgtgcatttttgtatATTAATTATCAGTTGGACAATTGACAGATTGGTTTCATCGCTGCAGCATTTCCAGCTTTCTGCCCACTACATAcagagataggctccagcccacTCTTGATTTAAGAGAATAGACGgacatgtttttgctttttacaatACTACAAGCAGCAGATGTGCAACCCATATAACAGACAACTTAGTAATCAATCTAAAACTCTATTGCACTTACAATCAGTTTAATGTTTCATGCCTTGCCTTAAGCTTGGGTTTGATTTATACTACTGGGATACGTACAGCCTGCAGCCAGTACTGGGACACCACATGCAGCCCTCTCTCCTTCACTCCTCGGTATTCCCGGGTGTTGTCCCCCACACGACCCTGGTAGATGTAGTGTGTCACCGTATCATCACAAGCCCACCTAAAAACAAGTGGAGAAAGAGACATTTGTGATATCTGTATTCATATTGTattcataaaaacaaacggACAGCTTCATATTTTCCTGGTGTTCTCACAACGGTCCTGCTGTGTCCCTTATGCGCTGTAAAGAGGTTCCTCCTTTCAGGGTAATTAATAGGGAGCAATAAGCACAGTCCTCTGCAAAAATACCTTAGGCTAAAACAGATGTAAAGCCTCGGCAGTCTGAGTCAGGGAAACTATTGTATTTTTAGCATGATGAATGcaaaaaacacagcatgaaTTCGCTTTGTACCTCCACGCAGAGGGAAAGATGGTCGAGTCAGGTCACAacgacagaaacacaaagagggaAAATGGTGCTGAAAAAGACAAACTTTAGAAGATGCTTACAGGATGGATTTAATTGCAGCAGGAACAATGATGGCAATCAATAACCAATATGTGTGAAtgctttaaaaaggaaaaggtGAGCCTACTCTTTTAGTGATGTTTGCAAAAAATGTGGCGAATACCTGAAGTCAGCTCCGAGAGAAGCAGCGATGGCATTCAGCTCACTCTGCATTTTGCTCAGTTTCTTTCCAACACAGACCACAACACCAACCAGGGGACCAGCTTCTTTTTCTGGAACCTCACATACAAAAACGGCGATAGTTTTGTTTATATGGATCTCAAGTGATATAGTacacacaaattatatatcTTTTAATAGCGTAATGGTTGTGCGAACATATTAAATAATTTCACCTCTCAGACACATCAATCAAAGACTTACATACAGCTAAAtgtaatgacatttttggatgTCGTGTGGCTTTGTAGCCACGAGTCTGTGACACAGCTGTATATTTCTATTATTGTTTACCTCCTTCTCAGCTGTCTTTGTAAGCTGTGGACTAGCAGAGACTTCTTGCATTTCGGAGGCATTGCGAGAGCTGTTGGCTAAAGCCACGTTCAGGTTCCGGTTGATGACATCAGTTAGAGGCGTCTCCACTTTCTCTCCTGGTTTCGATCTCCCAGCTGGAGTTTCCAAAGCTCCCAGTGCATCCTAAGTAAACGAAGCATGCATATTCACTACCGTTAATTACGTCAGTGGCCATTTTTTGCTATAAGTCTGAGTAAAATCTACTCATTGAGTCCAGACCTTGACATTGAAGGAGGGTCTGAAGAGCTGGTCTCTGCTGAGGAAACGTGACGGCGTgtccagctgcagagaggacTCCTTCTGAAGCTGGTTCCTTCTTCCGCCATCCTGGTTTTGTTTAGGGGTGCGGGTGTCTTCTTTAGGCTTCATCTCATCCAACACAGAGTGGAAGACTTTGCTCTGAAAGCGACCTAAATCCAGTGGGGTGACGGCTTTACCGCTCTGGACACCCAAGATGGGGATGTCTGGAGAGGAACAAGCAGGTGGAGGCATGGTTGGTTTCTGGGAACCGCCGACAAAactctcttcatctctctctgTGGAAGAGCAACATTGAAAAAGTGTAGATTCAGTGGGATCACTCAGATTGGCCCTATAAATACAGTTTACTTTAGTGAAGCTCTACAATAAGGTTTAATTCAGGATCACTTATAAATCAGAGTGGTAACAGTTTAGCTACATTAAATACATAACATTTGGGTAATGTTTGCTCAGCTGATGTGCCACAGAAGGCGTCTTTTTACCAGCTACACCTGCAGCAAACATAGTCGAAGGCTGTATGAGTCACAGGCAGAAGGGATTTTGGGATTGTGGCAAGTACATATCCACAGACAACAGTAAATTATATAATGATAAAGTTACTAAGAAACCACCAGCTGGTactgtcaaaacaaacacagacagagggaTCGAAAGCCCAACGTGGAAGCCCTGTTTGCTGTATACTGGTAGCATATCTCAGAAAGattttgacacatttctgagtgaaaGGGCCGTGCATACCTCATGTGAAAAACATACAGAGAATAAATCTCTATTTTTGTTTGCAGAGAAGCTTTCTGTTGTGCATACACACCACTTACATGCTGCTGCAGCTAGCTTCTTACAACACGACGCAAAAATGCAGAGTCGCAAAACTGCTTTTTGAGCTGACTAGTTTAGTGTAACCACGGCTGCAGAACTACAGATTCTAAAGGGTAAAACATTCAAAGACACAATGTATTGTTCTACGATTACTGTTGTAGTAACAGCTACGAGATGCATTTCCAAACACAAATGTACCACAGACAGGCATCTAACCTGGTGAGGGTGGCAGGTCAACTAGAAATCTCTCCTCTGCTGCCCTCTGGCCGGTTCGAGCTGATTCTAGTATCCAGTACATGGTAACAGCAGGAAGTTTCCACTTCTTGGCTGCTTGGTACTTTGTGCCCTCAGGGCTGTGCAGCACCAGATGAGTGCTGGCCAGCATGCCTTTCTTCTGGTTGGCCAGGCGCACAAAGTAATCCTGGACACTGCAGTGGGGACAGAAAAAAGATTAGGATTAAGACCCACAGCTCACAATAGGCTGCAGCCAACATGAGGGGAAAAGGTACGCAGCAGAGAGAGTGAACTGATGCTGTACTCTGTCGTTATTTATTTAACAGTGGTAACACCCCACTGACCAAGAGCGCGTATAGCTAGAGAAACGTATGTATGACAGAAAAGAACTGCTTTTACAGTACCTAtgcatgaataataataatcctgATACCACTGGGGTAACTATATTATATTTCTAGCCACTTAAATATGAATTTTCATTAAACTGCAGCAGTTAATGAAACTAACAAGGCATAAACCTCGACTCGTGGATCAAATTATACCACCACATTAATTTCTAAACAGTAAGCAGGTGGTCATACTTGGCTCCAAGGTGTTTGGCCAGCTCCACTAAAGACTCCCTCTCTGCTCCGGTGAACTGGCTGACTGAGAGAACGCAATCTTTCAGAGGAAAATGTCCATCCATCACAGCAACAGGGGTGAATAAGGGGTTGGAGGACAGTTGTAGAATACACTCCTTCTCCACACACATGGCCTGCaaatcaaaaacagcaaatgccATCAACAGAAGACACTGCTACAACATGCAAAACTGGGagtaaatgtgcatttcagggcaggtaaatgtatttgttgttgcttCTTGATGAGACATGAGGTAGGTTTGCTTCCAGTGTGATCCTTTTTCTACACAGGTCAGAAGGATAAAGCCCGTTTGTGATCTTACCAGCCAGGTATCAGTGACCACCTCGTCCACTGTGgcctccactgagcagcccaacAGCGGCACCACTGCATAGTCAGCCACAACCCGTGTACGGCCCATCAGCACCCTGCCTCCATGCTCTGTCACCAGCATAGAGAGCTGCGACTCGGCCTCGGCGCCAAAGcccacaaaaagaaaacatttcccGAAAAACAGTCCTGCCTCGCTGGCTTCCTGCAGGGTTGAGTTTGGCTCTGGTCCTCTGGTGTGGTTTGGCCCCCAGGGCTCAGGCTGAGGCTCTGCAGCTGTACTGAAggacttcctgctgctggtctctgCTGGTGGCATATCAACTggaagacaaaagaacagtttcagctgcagcatATGAAATGAATATCAGTCTAAATTTTGCTACAGATATATCCATCAGACTTAGAATGTGTTGTGAACGCCCAGTAAATCTCCCAGCAACAGATACTGACCCACTGTCGGGTCGTCATTCATGTACTGTGAAAGCAGATCTTCTTCTGCTCTCTTTTGCCGTGGAGTGCTGGGGCTGGCTACAGACGGACCAGCTGAGAGCCGGGAGTCAGGAGTGTGATGGGCTGGAACAGATACAGCAGGTAGAGCAGGAGGCAGACAGTCGGGGTGGAGGTAACCCGTTTCTGGGAGTAAACTGCCTTTGGAGAAACTGTCCAGCAGCCACTGCACTGTTACTACATGGGGTCTGGAAAGTAGGAGAAATAAGATTACGAACATTAATCatccaatatatatatatatatatatatataagaaatAACCAAACAGTACTACCCACATCTCACCTTGCATTctctttttcatttcagcttATTTCACAAACTTCTATATACTTTACTTTGATGTGAGtgcataaaatattaaacatttttgcattaaGGATAATGTAAGAATATATTCTGAACTTGAAGTGGAACAGAACTGAAGTCAGTGTAAGGTTACTCTTATAAATTTAATTTCCTTCAGCCATCTTACTTCTTACAACTAGCTAGAcgatatttatatttttatctaCAGACATATACTCACTTCTAGCAGTTCTATCACATTAAACAGAAAATTCTATCTGTTGTATTCTTCATACTAtacatatttttgtgtatttcagccAAATGTATATAGTGTTTATGAGGTCAAAACAGCCCACATCTTTAACCTATGCTATAAATGACGGGGCTATAAGTATTAATCGCTGCAGTTCTGACCTATGAGTCGCTTTGAAGAGAAAATTCTTGAGGTCCTGGTCAAGGTCACCCATGACTACATGAGTGAGTTCCTCACTGGGCTGGTTGAAGCGCAAACCTCCTGCAGCATTCACAAGACGGCGCAGCTTCTCCAGTTTCTTCCCCGGCAGGCCGCATAGATATAACTGCGCAACATTTagcaaatgacaaataaaacctcaagtttatcatttacagaATTAACAAACTGCTAGTCCTTCATTCTATATCACAAGAAAAGTGCAGGCCACCTCTTTACCTTACAGCCATCCAGTACATCATCAGCTGGGCACACGGTGACATCCAGACTGTCGATGGGATCTGGAGTTTCCAGACGACTGATGGTGCCATTGGTGACGGCTGTGTCGTTTATCGTCATGCTGGCACTGACAGAAATGTGGCTCAAGCCCAAAATAGATGGGCCTTCTAGACATGAAAAACACATATTAGAGAGAAACACTAAGAGAGGCTTTATAAGGGACACAGTGTTGTTGTCAACCTCCATCTCACCATGAAGGACAAAGCTAACATTTTAAAGCTAGtgaacaacagatgcactatcAGTCTGTGGCTCACCCTCTTTCTTGCTGGTGCCCGTTGGGGTAGAAGTGTGTGGTCGAGTGGTTTTTGACGCATTGTGCTCCACAGTGTACCTGCTCTCATCTTGACAGAAGCCTTTCTCTATGCTGTCAAAGAGCCAGTGCAGAGACACACAATACACATTCCATTTCCGAGCACACTCGTACTTTTGACCTGCAACAAAATAACAGTACTCAGAACAATACTGATACCAATGATACCATCGCACTGAAGAATACAGATAgaacttatttttttcatttctagaCAGTGTGATGCTTTATGAAGTTATCATATTCTGCacaattttcactgtttttaagcTGTAACACTTTTCTATCACTGACTTTGAGTGGtattcatttgtaaaaacattACCAGTGTCCTGGTGACTCACCTGTTGGTTCACTAACAATGAGGTGTGTGCACTCATTCATTTTGAGCTGGCCAGTGTAGCTGCCTCCGTGCTGCTCACAGAGCCGCTGCACGTCTTTGCGCTCTGCGCTGGAGAGGCCTGTCACACAAACAGTACAGCCACGCAGCACAGGGCACAGATAGTCCTCCATGGGCAGGTCTGTGTAcctgaaaagactgaaaaaaggaggaaaaagattTACTTTTAAAACAGACACTGAAATAGTCATAAAAACCATTCTGACCACAGGCTGTAATAGCTTCTGATATTGATTGGTGAGTGTCAGTAAATCttttaaaatttgaatttatttgaatggCAAAGAAAAGATAAGTCTGGGTACATTTTTCTATTATCAAAACTTTTATTCCTTAGCAACCTAGATGTAAAATGATGTACTTTTAACACCAATTATTGGTCTTACACACATAGTTAAACTACTTACCTATCCTGTGATTTCTCCCAGCAGGCTTTCACCCATGAGGGCAGCAGGATGGGTTTACCCAGGCTTGCAGCTACCAGGTATTTTTTGCTGCCCACCTCACCTGCAATCAGGTGTGTGACAGACATATTCAGATCAAGATAGACTCGTCCACCCATGAGCTGCACCAGATCCATCACCTCTGCCTGTAAAGTCAGAAATGCATACATATTAACACTTTCGCGCAGCTATTTTGCTGACTATGATTCATTAACCCCTATATAGAAGATTTCATTTACAGCTGATCCCATTTACACTGAGCATTGATGTTCACATGTTTCAAAATGTCTGTCTGAGCAAAGACTACAGGTATATTCATTAAACAGTTGAAGCTTGAGGCTTGCCAAACagtaaatagatagatagatagatactttattaatctccaaagagaaattcacagccAGACTCTTTATGATTAAGTCTGACTGTCTACAACAGACAGCATGAAACATACAAGTTTAGTACATATAGTGCAGTACATTAACACATTACTGTCCAGTCTAAGACAACACCattcaagaaaaagaaaagatttcatAGTAAGGCCTACTACATGTAACACACAGGCAGCCTCTTAGCTGGTAATTTGATCATTTGATGAAGATTTGCTTTACAGATCAAAGGAGAAGCTGTCGTCCCATATTCAAAATATTTAGTAAGTAATTTTCCGATGAAGAAAATTCTGTAGGTTTAGTTTTGTTGCTGTTCATATATCAATACAGACTGTATTAGGGAATGATCAGAGTGCTACATACTACTTTGAGTAAGAGAGCAACATTCTGCATCACAAGTAGTAAACCAACCCTTGTAGCTTTGTCCAGGCTCGTGCAGGAAATCGTGATGTCTGCCATGGCCATGTTATAGACAGGTTTCTCTGCTTTGGGGACACAGTGTTGGTGCTGCAGACAGTACAACACCACCAGCGGACTCACCATCCTGCAGCCAAGCTGTACGACAAATAAGAAAGAGTGACAAACATGAGAGTTAATCTCCAGTTGCTGTGAAATTCACCGTATGTTTCATATAGAGTGAGACCTTCTTGCAGTGCAGAAAGGCTGGAGTGGTGAAGctgctgaacacaaacacagacttgTCCTTCTGGTCCATCCGTAAAACCTCATCTTCTTCAATTCTTTTCAAGTACTTTTCAGATTGTAGCTCCAAAATGGCCTGTATAAACACGAGACAAACATAATCATCAAGcacaaacaaagacacagtgaagaaaaaaacgtTAATTTCAACAGAGAGATTGGGCCAGGTAGTGGACTTTACCTCATAAGCTTTGACAGCATACTCTGTTTTCAGTCCTTTACTTTCAACAAacttcacaataaaactttCCTTGTCTCCTTTGGACATGGTGAATCTGCATTATGACCAGTGAAAAGACACGACAGTAGTTATAATAGCTCTGGCTAGCCTTAGCAGTAGCATCCGAGCTGACAGAAATGATCACTTCCAGAGAATATGCTACGATTAGATCTCTAAGTAAAGCAACTAATACCAAACTAGTTATAGGTTGGGATAACGTTATACACAGAAGTAGCATTAGCCTGTTCTGTATAGTCATGCGCTAATGTAAGCTGAACTGAAAGGTTAGCTTACCTTCTATTGATCCACTCAGACTGTCAGTAGATTTAAAGGTAGCTTCTGTAGACGAACAGCAATCAGTATAAATTCTAACTAATCATAAGGAACTAGTTTAATGTTAGTAACGACCACCAACAAAAATTTCTTCGAAATACAAGTTCATCTAGCGTTGCTCTCAATTTCTGACAAATGCTGCGCAAACGTGAACGCAACTTCTTCACGTTAACCGGCTAGCCAACGTTCAAAATGGTACAAAACTTAAGTTAGAGCTTTAAAATTCTTCTAACACCATTAATATTCATATTGTTTTAAACGAACCGTCACTAGTCCTTCCAATATAGCATAAATTAATGTACATTTTATGATAATTTAATCACAGTTGTTTAGCGAAATTGAAATGTACTCTTTGTTGATATTGTTCGCGCCCTGTGTCGTAGGCTCCGGTGCTACATTCAATCTGACCGGGTAGAGTCGGAGCGACCATTAAAAAGTTCCGCAGCAGGCATCATTCACATCAACGATATTATAAAGTGCATCGATGAACTAAAAATAATATAAGTATACGCTTATGTGAAAACATAAGCAGAATTAAATAAATCTAAGTATATTCATATTCATATTCATATTCATATTCATATTTAAGTAGCCTACAAATACTACACCATGACATGTTCAGATGAGGATACTGCATTACAGGAACCTACGTTTGCAtcacttagttttatttttaagaaatcACATCTGAATTTAAATTCTTCATTATCATATTTTACTTAAATATGAAGTAAATCATCCCAGACTTGCAAGGAAAGACCTTTTCATCCAGATCCAGATCCAGAGCTATCCAGACTTAGAGTTCTTAAACATTTGCTGAAGGACTTTTGTCATAATTCTGCAAATATTAGAAGACAACTAAAAAATGTGGATTGTGAGGAGCATCCTATTTGTAACAGGAACCTGGTAAAATCTCTCCAAGCCCACCACAGCACCTAGTAAAGATGCATTGTTTTACAGTAATCTTGCTATGGACATTCATTTGAGAGAATAGGTGAATTGATATCAGAGAATAATTCAAAATATTTGCACCATGTACTGGAAGTCTATCTAGCAATGGATTAAGAGGCATTTTAAGGGAGACTGCTTTAGAACTGTTGTGCTCCAAAGGGACACTAATACACAAGCTACTCTGTGCAAATGGCAATG is a window encoding:
- the topbp1 gene encoding DNA topoisomerase 2-binding protein 1 isoform X4 yields the protein MDQKDKSVFVFSSFTTPAFLHCKKLGCRMVSPLVVLYCLQHQHCVPKAEKPVYNMAMADITISCTSLDKATRAEVMDLVQLMGGRVYLDLNMSVTHLIAGEVGSKKYLVAASLGKPILLPSWVKACWEKSQDSLFRYTDLPMEDYLCPVLRGCTVCVTGLSSAERKDVQRLCEQHGGSYTGQLKMNECTHLIVSEPTGQKYECARKWNVYCVSLHWLFDSIEKGFCQDESRYTVEHNASKTTRPHTSTPTGTSKKEEGPSILGLSHISVSASMTINDTAVTNGTISRLETPDPIDSLDVTVCPADDVLDGCKLYLCGLPGKKLEKLRRLVNAAGGLRFNQPSEELTHVVMGDLDQDLKNFLFKATHRPHVVTVQWLLDSFSKGSLLPETGYLHPDCLPPALPAVSVPAHHTPDSRLSAGPSVASPSTPRQKRAEEDLLSQYMNDDPTVVDMPPAETSSRKSFSTAAEPQPEPWGPNHTRGPEPNSTLQEASEAGLFFGKCFLFVGFGAEAESQLSMLVTEHGGRVLMGRTRVVADYAVVPLLGCSVEATVDEVVTDTWLAMCVEKECILQLSSNPLFTPVAVMDGHFPLKDCVLSVSQFTGAERESLVELAKHLGANVQDYFVRLANQKKGMLASTHLVLHSPEGTKYQAAKKWKLPAVTMYWILESARTGQRAAEERFLVDLPPSPERDEESFVGGSQKPTMPPPACSSPDIPILGVQSGKAVTPLDLGRFQSKVFHSVLDEMKPKEDTRTPKQNQDGGRRNQLQKESSLQLDTPSRFLSRDQLFRPSFNVKDALGALETPAGRSKPGEKVETPLTDVINRNLNVALANSSRNASEMQEVSASPQLTKTAEKEVPEKEAGPLVGVVVCVGKKLSKMQSELNAIAASLGADFRWACDDTVTHYIYQGRVGDNTREYRGVKERGLHVVSQYWLQACAEEQRHVPESLYPFTYNPKMSLNLSQLPSNSQRSPPLTRTQVRDATEAKADKSEHNATVEAAAPRRVSDGSTDQDEMNDSAEKSDISETLQMRENLQRQLQEIMSATKLTTGRRTSVRLSRMGSGGADSSPSTPDGSRVGRSNNRRTLEALRVTREAAMDMNTEPSQSEQIVWDDPTAREERAKLADNLQWPGSPSQHSEPFAPPPPPTAENGPQFRDSMTDSELVEMAACDVIDQHMGQRVLTPPSEEPENDIPTPKAPSIAFPLANPPVAPEPLEERKEEKQPPRFQLSSLSPQERIDYSHLIEELGGIVLDKQSFDPSCSHIIVGTPLRNEKYLAAMAAGKWILHRSYLEACRSVSRFIQEDEYEWGSSSILDALPSITSQQKRLALAAMRWRKALQRRSEHEGAFSGWTVMLNIDQSRESGFRRLLQSGGAKVLPGPSPSSYKETTHLFADFSRLKPGDFRVDVSEAKSQGVTCLKPEYIADYLMQEPTPPIELYYLAAEAPSDEAPGTPSRKRKAAADTSRLKKSRLH